A window of the Gordonia humi genome harbors these coding sequences:
- a CDS encoding MBL fold metallo-hydrolase, with amino-acid sequence MAELTVTTISHGDAKTHFVSTSTVNWVILQDRSGVTLVDGGYPGHAGAVVESLRRIGSAPEEVRAALLTHAHVDHLGGLARLRREHTFDVFAEPEEVGHARRDYLQQADASTIGPIAYRPAVIRWLGTVLRLGALDKTGLPDTQAFDGLSELPGSPVAVPTHGHTRGHSAFTVGDGEVLISGDALISGHPIAKHAGPQCLGHVFTHDVAANEAAVASLADLDAVIVMPGHGPLLAGAVGTFVEQALTRSGD; translated from the coding sequence ATGGCTGAGCTGACTGTCACGACCATCTCTCACGGCGACGCGAAGACGCACTTCGTGTCGACGTCGACGGTCAACTGGGTGATTCTGCAGGACCGGTCCGGCGTCACGCTGGTCGACGGCGGCTATCCGGGGCACGCGGGCGCCGTCGTCGAGTCCCTGCGCCGGATCGGCAGCGCACCCGAGGAGGTCCGCGCGGCACTGCTCACCCACGCGCACGTCGACCATCTCGGCGGCCTGGCCCGACTGCGTCGCGAGCACACGTTCGACGTGTTCGCCGAACCCGAGGAGGTGGGACACGCACGGCGTGACTACCTGCAACAGGCGGACGCGTCGACGATCGGCCCCATCGCGTACCGCCCCGCCGTGATCCGCTGGCTCGGCACCGTGCTCCGACTCGGCGCACTCGACAAGACGGGTCTGCCCGACACGCAGGCCTTCGACGGTCTGTCGGAGCTGCCCGGCTCCCCCGTCGCGGTGCCGACGCACGGCCACACCCGCGGTCACAGCGCGTTCACCGTCGGCGACGGCGAAGTCCTGATCTCCGGAGACGCCCTGATCAGCGGGCATCCGATCGCCAAGCACGCCGGCCCGCAATGCCTCGGTCACGTCTTCACGCACGACGTCGCCGCCAACGAGGCCGCCGTCGCCTCCCTCGCCGACCTGGACGCGGTGATCGTCATGCCGGGCCACGGCCCTCTCCTCGCCGGTGCGGTCGGGACCTTCGTCGAACAGGCCCTGACGCGGTCCGGCGACTGA
- a CDS encoding arabinofuranosyltransferase, with protein MIDVQSTAETSPAAPRRILHNARLRDVVELGGAVVLSAIVALAALKVIGAISWPAYNTSNVTRALTTLGQVVIVVIGAIAVVAYRSGRSRTWTSWLSSLASAGLVTVTLGMPLGATKLYLFGLSADQQFRTEYLTRLTDSPHLADMTYDGLAPYYPAGWFWFGGRFASLLGMPGWEAYKLWAIVSIAVAAALGTALWNRMVGVGIGTAIGLATTAVTLVYTSPEPYAAVLILPGVPMLVVVASALRGRRRLAEGPTTLSGTNWLAVAAGGLFIGVSAATYTLYTGLFAGTAVLMALGYLVQAWMQNRNAAVDRAPLRRATYLAVIVRLVVMGVVAVLVALLAWTPYLAARSSSIAAPSGSAEHYLPENGAIVGLPMFQLNLVGLLTLIGLIWVVVRARRRTIAAAFAWTLVGVLGITCLSLALTAVGTTLLSFRLEGVTAVVLAAAGVFGVVECSRAVVARFGDVRTVIGVLAGVAAIGLAQTIPSHLSSEITTAYTDTDGYGQRADQHPAGAESYYPELHRLIGEQTGAPADQSVVLTADYGFLSLYPYWGFQGLTSHYANPLAEFDKRAQAIETWSKSETTEDLVAAMAATPWRSPNVFLFRYSADGYTLRLAEDVFPNDPNVRRYTVTFSPSGFDDPMFTVTELGPFVLVVKKG; from the coding sequence CTGATCGACGTGCAGTCCACCGCCGAGACCTCACCGGCAGCCCCGCGCCGGATCCTGCACAACGCGCGGCTGCGCGACGTCGTCGAACTGGGCGGCGCCGTCGTCCTGTCGGCGATCGTCGCTCTCGCAGCGTTGAAGGTGATCGGCGCGATCTCCTGGCCCGCCTACAACACGTCGAATGTGACTCGAGCGCTGACGACGCTCGGCCAGGTCGTGATCGTGGTGATCGGTGCGATCGCCGTCGTCGCCTACCGATCCGGGCGATCGCGCACATGGACGTCGTGGTTGTCGTCCCTGGCGTCGGCCGGACTGGTGACGGTGACGCTCGGCATGCCGCTGGGCGCCACCAAGCTGTACCTGTTCGGGCTGTCGGCCGACCAGCAGTTCCGCACCGAGTACCTGACGCGTCTGACCGACAGCCCGCACCTGGCGGACATGACCTACGACGGACTGGCCCCCTACTATCCGGCGGGCTGGTTCTGGTTCGGCGGACGGTTCGCGAGCCTCCTCGGCATGCCCGGGTGGGAGGCGTACAAGCTGTGGGCCATCGTCTCGATCGCCGTCGCCGCGGCACTGGGCACCGCCCTGTGGAATCGGATGGTCGGAGTCGGGATCGGTACCGCGATCGGTCTGGCTACCACCGCGGTCACCCTGGTCTACACGTCGCCGGAGCCCTACGCTGCCGTCCTGATCCTCCCCGGTGTGCCGATGCTCGTCGTCGTGGCCTCCGCGTTGCGCGGACGACGACGCCTGGCCGAAGGACCCACCACTCTCAGCGGCACCAACTGGCTCGCCGTGGCCGCCGGAGGCCTGTTCATCGGCGTGTCCGCGGCCACGTACACGCTGTACACGGGACTGTTCGCGGGTACGGCCGTCCTCATGGCACTGGGGTATCTGGTCCAGGCGTGGATGCAGAACCGCAACGCCGCCGTCGACCGAGCCCCCCTGCGACGCGCCACCTATCTCGCCGTGATCGTCCGCCTCGTGGTGATGGGCGTCGTCGCCGTTCTCGTCGCCCTGCTCGCGTGGACGCCGTACCTGGCGGCCCGGTCGTCGTCGATCGCGGCGCCGTCGGGCAGCGCCGAACACTATCTGCCGGAGAACGGTGCGATCGTCGGCCTGCCGATGTTCCAACTGAACCTCGTCGGACTCCTCACACTGATCGGACTGATCTGGGTGGTGGTGCGCGCGCGGCGACGGACCATCGCGGCGGCCTTCGCGTGGACGCTCGTCGGCGTCCTCGGCATCACCTGCCTGTCCCTGGCACTGACCGCCGTCGGCACCACGCTGCTCTCGTTCCGCCTCGAAGGCGTGACCGCGGTCGTGCTGGCCGCCGCGGGCGTGTTCGGCGTCGTCGAATGCTCGCGCGCGGTGGTGGCCCGGTTCGGCGACGTCCGCACGGTGATCGGCGTGCTGGCCGGTGTCGCCGCGATCGGACTCGCGCAGACCATTCCGAGCCATCTGTCGTCGGAGATCACCACCGCGTACACCGACACCGACGGCTACGGTCAGCGCGCCGACCAGCATCCGGCGGGCGCCGAGTCGTATTACCCGGAACTGCACCGCCTGATCGGTGAGCAGACCGGTGCGCCCGCCGACCAGAGCGTCGTGTTGACCGCCGACTACGGTTTCCTCTCGCTGTACCCGTACTGGGGTTTCCAGGGACTCACCTCGCACTACGCGAATCCGCTCGCCGAGTTCGATAAGCGGGCGCAGGCGATCGAGACGTGGTCGAAATCGGAGACGACCGAGGATCTCGTGGCTGCGATGGCGGCGACGCCGTGGCGCAGCCCGAACGTCTTCCTGTTCCGCTACAGCGCCGACGGCTATACGCTGCGGCTGGCCGAGGACGTGTTCCCCAACGATCCGAACGTCCGCCGCTACACCGTCACCTTCTCGCCCAGTGGGTTCGACGATCCGATGTTCACCGTGACCGAACTCGGACCCTTCGTCCTCGTCGTCAAGAAAGGCTGA